A genome region from Hoplias malabaricus isolate fHopMal1 chromosome 8, fHopMal1.hap1, whole genome shotgun sequence includes the following:
- the lsm6 gene encoding U6 snRNA-associated Sm-like protein LSm6, with translation MSLRKQTPSDFLKQIIGRPVVVKLNSGVDYRGVLACLDGYMNIAVEQTEEYVNGQLKNKYGDAFLRGNNVLYISTQKRKM, from the exons ATGAGTCTCCGGAAGCAGACCCCGAGTGACTTCCTGAAGCAGATCATTGGaaggccagtggtggtgaaACTAAATTCAGGAGTGGACTACAGAG gtgttctgGCTTGCCTTGATGGCTACATGAACATCGCCGTGGAGCAGACGGAGGAGTACGTCAATGGCCAGCTGAAGAATAAGTATGGCGATGCATTTCTCAGAGGAAACAATG TGTTATACATCAGCACACAGAAGAGGAAGATGTAA